Below is a genomic region from Scomber scombrus chromosome 3, fScoSco1.1, whole genome shotgun sequence.
AACCTGTTTGAAAAACTCAAATTCTGCCAATTGACTACGACTAAAACCTAGTGTCCCCGATCTGAAAGTGTGTGAGATTTACAAAATTTGAAGACTTGagattgttattttatatattaaggTAAATGAATACAGACGAGAATACAGGCTGTTTTCAGGTCGTAGCGGACCAAACCGGTCTCTGACGAGAGGCCGGCCGAGCCTAGGAGGCTGCTGGGTTTGAGGCCCGGGGAAGTGAGGAACCCCCGAATTCTGTGGGTTTGAGGCCCTGGGGTTAGAGTCCCCTAAAGTAGTATACGCCACGGCGTttttgggttagaggcccttgagGTTTTATTCCTCATAAATTTAGCCTGTTGGTTTAAAGTCCATAAGGGTGTAAAGACCTTTTAAAAGCAACCGAAAGTCTGAACGATAATATTACAATGTGTACGGTGTAATGTGATATTAATCcatgtgtattttgtcttttgaatAACATTGTGAGGGAAATATTGGGTGTGGGAAGAATAAAACTCTGAGGTGTCTTTGGTAAAAAGATCGCATAAAGCAGTGTCTTGATAAACCcgacaaacagacagaggaaacCTTGCGGTGTCTAACGTAATCTGTCTGAGCCGTGGAAACCTTGCGGTGAGAACGTAAATGGCCTGGTTTATCAATTGAGTCAGTTGCTCGGGTGTAATCCATACAAACTGACTGGCTGCTTGATCTTTTAACGCCAAATAAGGTTTGTAGTTCGGACGTAAAAGCTCCGGAACGAACGAGCTGGCCTCAGAGTTCAgaacacaagaaagaaaaaggataaagatggaaggagagtttgaaagagagagagatgacccCGCATGGAAACCCTTTAATGTGCAGCTAAATAACAGTGGCTATCGCCTCTGCCGTAGCAAAGGAAAGGGATAGAAAGCAGAAAGTCACAGGAATAAGGGAGCAGATAGAAATATTGGTTCGAGAAAAAGGACAGACTATGACAGACACAGGGCCTTTAGGGAACTGGTTATGGGAAAAAGAACAAGAGTATACAGTGAAAGGAAGGGAAAGCTCACGAGGAGGAAGCCCGGAGATGGTCTGAACTGGCTGTCTGGTGGCAGTGTGCCAAACATCTGCAACAAACCCAGGGAAAACAACCCGATCAGCAACAGGTAAAACCAGCACCACCCACACAACCACCTCCATACACGCCTCCTAGTGCGCCCACTGCAGGTATATACCCCACACTGCACGTCACCAAAGGGGTTTTGAATATTGACATTATCAATAAACAGGACGGCTCAGAGACTGACGGTAGCGAGGGTAGAGACCTGATGACTTGGACCGACCAACTTGCCACACCCATGATaccacagttttttaaaaatacagaaccGCTCCCGAACATACTCTCCACAGGAAAAGGACCAGATGAATCCTCAGCCCTTTCAGAGGTGTTTGAGATTaggggacagagagaggaaatggaggagagagagagatacaggcAGATACGGGACGaggtagacagagagagagaggaaagagataTGTATAGGCGATCGAagaatgagacagaaaaagagagagaggagagggctTTATTCTGGCAGATGCGAAATAgggcagcagcagacagagacaggtgGATAGCAAAccagcagagagaaaaggaaaagagtcGGTTTAGGGCAGAGGATAGAGCTCAGTCAACTCCGAGGATGAAGAAACCACAACATGATTGTAAGCTAGATTTAGAAGTCACAGGGTCATGGACAGACGGAGGTGAAGAGCGAGGAGTAAGGGTAGAAGGAGAAGGATACGGACAATatgaggaggacgaggaaggGCAGGAGGAAAACCTCTCGTTGCAGGATCAGATTGAGGATCTGGGGGAGTTGTTGAACAGAACTAGGGGGTTATTTGAAGGGGCAGGGCAAAGGGGATCGAGAGGACATCCCATGACCTTGCGGAGCCAAGctaaaggaaaggaaaggtggaaTGTTTCCACAGCAATGCCCCTGATAGATGCTGGTGGAGTCCGTAGGTATAAACCCTTCGGGTTAGGAGATGTGCAGGCTATCGCAGATAAGATGCCACCAGTAGCTGAAGGAGGAGGATTATGGTTGAATAAATTAGCAAGCCTGACAGCAGGACAGAGCTTAGCCATCGGAGACTTCAGGGCAGTGATAGGAAGGTGCTTGGGCACACATGACGCTCAGGAAGTAGAGGCCAAGGCTCGTTGTGAGAAGGTCAGTGATGGGACACCTTTTTGCGCGCATAGTCAGGTTATAGGTCAAGTTCTGAGAGATAAATATCCACTCCTAACCGCTACCACAATGCCTAAAATGAAATGGGACCCCAAATAAACCCCGCGTGAATATTTGGAGCAATGTAAAGAGATATGGCTTAAACGCACAGGGCAGCACCCCGGGAGGGAAGGGTCACAACGGGAGTGGTTTAGGCAGTCTATATTAGAAGGGATACCACAAGAAGTGAGTAAAATCATGAAAGACAATCCAGACATGTTAGGGAGTGAATCACATGTATGGGAAAAACATCTGTTACATCACCTTAGCCGCGCACAAGACACatgtgaggagaaaaagaaggagttAGAGGACATGCAGACACAAATCTTAAAACTACAACTGGCAGAGGCCCGACAAgctaatacaaaaaataaaaaagaaataaaggaagcaGCTAAAGTAATGATGACAGCagaacagacaggaaacactgatCTTTATCCATCCCCGCCCTGGGTGCCACAGCAACAGAGGCAAGGAGGATATGGGGGCGGACCTACGAGGGGCAGGATGGGGTGGAGAGGTAGAGGCGGAAGAGGAGGACCGCAAAGGGGACAGCAGGGAGGGGGCCGGTGCTTTGCCTGCAACGAAACCGGTCACTGGGCTCGAGACTGCCCCCTAGTGGGGAGGGGTGGAACTGAGGGTAGAGGACGAGGACGTCCTACACCGCCCTCTGGTGGATACAATCAGGGGCAACATCATGTGCCCCCAGTACCACATCAGATGTCACAATGGGACAGTGGAGAAGAATGGGGCACGTACCAACAACAATGACACGCCCCACAGAGAGACTCAGACAGCATCAGAACGGCAGAACCGATGCTGTCGGTACGAGTTGATACACAAACTCTGCCTTTTCTGGTGGACACTGGAGCAACTTGCTCCACAATAAAGTCTGTCTCAACAGACGACTTATCCACCAACTCCATCACATTAATGGGATTCTCTGGGGAGAAACAGACTCTGCAGATAACAAAACCACTGATGACCCAACTAGGCAGTCAAACTATGAGGCATTCTTTTGTACATTCACCCACAGTTCCCCTCAACCTATTAGGGAGGGACCTCCTGATAAAATTAGGGGCGTCCATACTATGCAGTGCAGACGGGTTGATAGTGACTTTGCCAGACGGAACACGATTGCCATGCTCCGGACAAAACACATATGGACAGTATCTGCTACAACCAATACATGAGCAATACGCGGACATATACTGGGGCCTATTACAACCTGAACAAACCGAGCACCGTGGCATCCTCTCAGCTTACCTGGAGTGGAAACCGTGGATAGCCCTCCTCGAACCCTACATCTCCCCTCCAGATCCTCCCCATATTACCCTCTTTTATGACAGAATGCAAACTGATTGGTATCAAGAACAGTTTCAGGACCAAATTGAAGGTCGTGAGTGGACAATTGACTCTCAAAACATTTATGTCGCCCCAGAAGGGGTGGCAGCTGCTGTCAAATTAAACACTGATCAAAGCCCATGGTACATGATGTCAGAGGAGGCTGAGCCACATGTTTCACTGGCTCTGCATCCTCTACATCAAGCCAAAGAATTAGGAGGGATTGTTAAGAAAGCACTAATGCAAACTGATTGGGTGCAAACAAATCTCACTCAAGTTCAGTACTCACCAGCTGCTAAAACATATCGCATTAATGTTACAGGCACTGACACAGCAATATTGGAACACCATCAGATTACTCGCCAACATGGCCGAGAACAAACAGATCATCATTTAGCTGCCGACATGATAGAGACTCTACCAGACCACCTGTGGGCCCAAGGCCCTACGGATGTGGGGTTGGTAAACTGCACACCCATAACCTTTAAAACACAGTCAGGACTACCACTATGGATTAGGCAGTACCCTCACAAAGCACAGGCTGAAGCAGGTATTAAAGACACCATCGAGGGTTTACTGCAACAAGGGGTATTGGAGGAATCACACTCCCGTTGGAACACCCCTATCTTGCCAGTTGAAAAGAAAGGGACAGGTAAATACCGCATGGCACATGATCTAAGGGCTATTAACAGTATTTTAACCACTCCCACGGTCCCCGTCCCAAACCCATATGTAGCATTAGCTAATTTGGATCCCACACATAGCTGGTTCACGTGTATTGATCTGGCCAACGCATTCTTCTGCCTACCATTAGCCATGGAATGCAgagatattttttcatttacttaTCAGAATCACCAACTCCGCTATACCAGGTTACCTCAGGGCTTCGCCCTATCTCCTGGTATTTTCAACCAAACCCTTAAGACACTCCTCATCACTTGCCCTCTGCCAGCAGACGTTACCCTAGTACAATATGTAGACGATCTGTTGTTAGCAGCTCCCACCGCCACCTCATGTTTGGAAGCAACACGCTCAGTCCTACAACACTTAGCAGACACAGGATTTAAAGTCAGCAAAGCGAAATTACAGGTGGTGCGAAAACAGGTCTCATTCCTAGGACGCATGATATCGCAAAAGGGGGCAAGCATGTCACCCCAACACAAATCCGCCATACTGCACCATGACAAGCCAATTAAAGTTAAAGATATGCTTTCTTTTCTCGGTTTGACAGGATACAGTAGGAATTACATTGCCAATTATACTGGTCTGACCACTCCATTGCGCGCACTTGTTAAAGAGAAAGGCATGCGTAACTTAGGTGCCACCCTGGAGTGGACTCAGGCAGCAGAAGAAGCCTTTATTGCTATTAAACAAGCTCTTGCAACAGCAGCCGAACTAGCAATCCCTGACTACAACTCACCCTTTTATTTAGATGTCTCTGGAACAGAACACAGCGCTAATGGCATTCTGTTCCAGAGAAAAGGGGGAGTAAGGACAGTACTGATGTACATCAGCGTAATGCTAGATAATTTGGAAAAAAGACACCCACAATGCACTCAACATGCAGCAGGAGTGGCTAAGATAGTACAAAAAACTGCGCACATCGTCATGGGACATCAGCTACAAATACTAACAACTCACAGTGTAGTAGCATACGTCAACTCACAAACATTTACTCTCACACCACTGAGACAAAGACGACTGAGCAAGATACTGGAAGCCCCAAATATTTCATTCACACATGAAGGAATAAATATGGCAGACCAGATAAGCACAGGAGAACCACATAAATGCACAGATAGAATCtacaaagaggagaaagtgaGACCAGATCTACAAGCAGAACCTATACCAGGAGCAAGAAACCTGTACACAGATGGTTGTTGTTTTAGACACGACCAAGAAGGACTCAAGGCAGCATATGCAGTAGTAGAAGAGGTACAGGGAGATATGATCACCAGAAGAGCAGAGAAGCTAGAGGGACAGCAGTCAGCACAGAGAGTAGAAGTAGTAGCTGTAATTGAAGCCCTCAAACTAGGACAAGgacaaaatatcaacatttttacagaCTCCGCCTACGCAGCAGGAGCAGTTCATGTGGAACTAGGACAGTGGATGAGAATAGGATTTCTGACAGCCACTAACAAACCTATTAAGCATGAAGTAGAAATGAAAGAATTAGCTGACGCACTCTTACTCCCAACAAAGGTAGCAGTAATCAAGTGTAAAGGACATGACAACACCAATACTCCAGTAGCAAAGGGAAACGACGCAGCGGACAAAGCAGCCAAACAGGCAGCGGGCTATGAGGTAAAAACGgtaatgatgtgttcagacCCAGACATAGAGAAAGACTTGACATCTGACTTGACAAAGTTAAAAGAATTGCAGGCACAGGCCTCACCACAGGAAAAGACAGTGTGGAAGGCCAGAGGAGCCACAGAGGTAGAAAGGTTATGGAGGGGTCCGGATGGACGCCCCATCCTACCCCCAGGCTTAAGACCGAACACATTTTTGGAGGCGCAAGGAGTGGGACATGTGGGGGTGGCTCAAATGATGAGGAATTTGGAGAATTGGTGGCATCCATACCTCAAAGACATGGTACAAAGTTTTGTGAAAACATGCATAATATGTACAAAACACAACTCCAGACCGACCATTAAGCCATCACCGGGCAGATTCCCCTTAGAGGTAAAAGTGGGAAAAGAGATCATTATCGATTATACAGATATGATAACTTGTGTAAGAGGGTATCGATATGTATTGATGTGTGTAGACGCCTACACAGGATGGCCAGAAGCCTGGCCCACCAAACGAGAACATAGTAAGTCGGTGATCAAGTTTTTGATCAATCAATACATTCCGAGACACGGATTTCCAGAAAGAATCCGGTCAGATAATGGTTCCCATTTTAAGAATCAAGACCTACAAAGTGTGGAGACGATGCTGGGACTGACACATAAGTTTGGCACTGTGTATCACCCCCAGTCACAGGGTAAAGTGGAAAGAATGAATCAgacagttaaaaacaaattgGCAAAAATCTGTGCACAGACCAAAATGAATTGGCTAGACGCATTACCACTAGCTCTGATGTCCATAAGGGGTGCAATCAATCAAAGCACAGGATTCACTCCCCATGAACTCCAAACAGGGAGGGCGTTTCCAGGTCCACAGTCCAAACTGCCTGGGACAAAAGATGATGACCAACAACTAACCCATAAAGCTTATTTCCACGAATTACAGGGTCTCGTTTCAGCATTCTCAAAACAGGTggcagaaaggagaaaaggagaaactGATCCACCAACACCAGAAACGGGGTGGATCCTTCTGAGAGTTATCAAAAGAAAGTGGTCTGAACCAAGGTGGACAGGACCATTCCAGGTGGTCGAGAGAACGACCCACGCAGTAAGGTTAAAGGGTAAAGGAGACACCTGGTTTCACTGGAGCCAGTGCGCTGCCACGGATGAACCACAACACTCCTTAACAGAAATACATGACTCCCTGAGGGAAAACTCGGAGCTGGATAGCTAGGACGAAAAGACCACTGACAAAGAGGCAGAATAATCCTCTAAGTGGCAAAGAGGGAATAGGGTAGTCTACCCCTGTTCCCCCAAAGAACAAGAACGCCTGGAGGGAGGAGGTGAAATGAGCGCTCCTCTCCTACAAGTAGTGTGCCAAGCTACCAACGAAAGAAAACAGATTCCGCGAAAATGACTAGTACTCAAATCAACATTTGTATTGCATGTTGGATTGTCGTTATGATTGTGTTTTGTTGGGCTTTGAGTAGATTGATTACCACAGGACATACCAAACTGAGAATGTAAAACCAGTAGTAACTAGTCCACTTTTATATATTGAATAAACTGTGCTAAATTGCTAAAGAGTTGAGGTGTACTGATTTTAAGGAAGTAGAAAGCTCCCTTAGGGGTAAACCCACCTAAGGTACACAGAAATAGTTCAGATCAGCACATCGAGAAGGTCTAGCTcgctaaactacaaacattttatacttttatatttttgctaTCTATATGACCAAACCAGAGACTCCAGACAATTTTAATAACACTCCTATTCGTGAAACAGTAAGAGGCCAAGCCCTCATTCTCTGGGCAGAAGAACACCTGGGCAGATAATGCCCCTGGTGGAAACATCAGTGGAGGAAGGCATGTCTGAGGAAACCTTGGAGCTCAGACAGTTTGTTGATCTCTAAAGAGAGATCAAAAGGGGGATTGTGAAGGAAGGTTATTTACTATAGAGTGATGTTATTTACTATAGAGTGATGTTATTTACTATAGAGTGATGTTATTTACTATAGAGTGATGCCACATAAGCTTGCTTCATGCtgaacacattttgttatgtttatataaCCATTGGTATTAACATGTGTAAGAACAGGATGTACAACGTGATTAAAAAGGAAGATAGTGCATTACCAAAAGAGGTGAAAAATAGGAaacactagtgtgtgtgtgtgtgtgtgtgtggtacggTCATTACCTCATCGGGACTGATAAGACAGTGGTGCAACATCCAAGGCTAAACACCTTACATGGTAAACAAGATATGTGGGTGGGGAATAGCGAAGATGTGTATAAGAAATATGAATGAACTGTTTTGGTCAGATCTCTCTGGTGTAAGGAGAAGTGCTGTTGTACTCTGTGATTGATGAGATCTCCGCACTCTGCAGACTGCGTAATAAACGGGTGATTTACTGAACAAACTTTGGTCTTCTGAGTACTCTTTTCTGCATCAACGAACTTCGGGGAAGCAAGTCGAGGTACGCTtcaacagaaggaaggaaggaaggaaggaaggaaggaaggaaggaaggaacagtcaaaacagacggggacAGATTTGATCAAAAGTTCCACATATTGAATATTAATTTAGGATAATTAACTTAACTTTTAACTGAATGAATTAAAGTGAAGTAACTCTGTTGTTCTGCACTGCTTCAGTCtttcccttcccctccctccctccctccctccctccctccctccctctctttatcCATCCAGCTGTCGGGAGGATCTCAtgcaaacttttaaaatgtcacaaaagaaattaaatggGGAATTAAGCATGTTTCCACCAGCTGGTCTGAAGTGAATAAATCAAACGCTCCTAAAAACATTCATGAGACCAATAACAGAGATCTGCTGAAGAACTCACTTTATCTGCATTGTTCACACTGTGTTATTTGGTAGGagtcaacaaaaaaatgtgttaaaccatagactgtatacaaaatggacgtaacatccgtgacgtcacccattggtttgtg
It encodes:
- the LOC133976604 gene encoding uncharacterized protein LOC133976604: MLSVRVDTQTLPFLVDTGATCSTIKSVSTDDLSTNSITLMGFSGEKQTLQITKPLMTQLGSQTMRHSFVHSPTVPLNLLGRDLLIKLGASILCSADGLIVTLPDGTRLPCSGQNTYGQYLLQPIHEQYADIYWGLLQPEQTEHRGILSAYLEWKPWIALLEPYISPPDPPHITLFYDRMQTDWYQEQFQDQIEGREWTIDSQNIYVAPEGVAAAVKLNTDQSPWYMMSEEAEPHVSLALHPLHQAKELGGIVKKALMQTDWVQTNLTQVQYSPAAKTYRINVTGTDTAILEHHQITRQHGREQTDHHLAADMIETLPDHLWAQGPTDVGLVNCTPITFKTQSGLPLWIRQYPHKAQAEAGIKDTIEGLLQQGVLEESHSRWNTPILPVEKKGTGKYRMAHDLRAINSILTTPTVPVPNPYVALANLDPTHSWFTCIDLANAFFCLPLAMECRDIFSFTYQNHQLRYTRLPQGFALSPGIFNQTLKTLLITCPLPADVTLVQYVDDLLLAAPTATSCLEATRSVLQHLADTGFKVSKAKLQVVRKQVSFLGRMISQKGASMSPQHKSAILHHDKPIKVKDMLSFLGLTGYSRNYIANYTGLTTPLRALVKEKGMRNLGATLEWTQAAEEAFIAIKQALATAAELAIPDYNSPFYLDVSGTEHSANGILFQRKGGVRTVLMYISVMLDNLEKRHPQCTQHAAGVAKIVQKTAHIVMGHQLQILTTHSVVAYVNSQTFTLTPLRQRRLSKILEAPNISFTHEGINMADQISTGEPHKCTDRIYKEEKVRPDLQAEPIPGARNLYTDGCCFRHDQEGLKAAYAVVEEVQGDMITRRAEKLEGQQSAQRVEVVAVIEALKLGQGQNINIFTDSAYAAGAVHVELGQWMRIGFLTATNKPIKHEVEMKELADALLLPTKVAVIKCKGHDNTNTPVAKGNDAADKAAKQAAGYEVKTVMMCSDPDIEKDLTSDLTKLKELQAQASPQEKTVWKARGATEVERLWRGPDGRPILPPGLRPNTFLEAQGVGHVGVAQMMRNLENWWHPYLKDMVQSFVKTCIICTKHNSRPTIKPSPGRFPLEVKVGKEIIIDYTDMITCVRGYRYVLMCVDAYTGWPEAWPTKREHSKSVIKFLINQYIPRHGFPERIRSDNGSHFKNQDLQSVETMLGLTHKFGTVYHPQSQGKVERMNQTVKNKLAKICAQTKMNWLDALPLALMSIRGAINQSTGFTPHELQTGRAFPGPQSKLPGTKDDDQQLTHKAYFHELQGLVSAFSKQVAERRKGETDPPTPETGWILLRVIKRKWSEPRWTGPFQVVERTTHAVRLKGKGDTWFHWSQCAATDEPQHSLTEIHDSLRENSELDS